In the Arachis ipaensis cultivar K30076 chromosome B10, Araip1.1, whole genome shotgun sequence genome, one interval contains:
- the LOC107623486 gene encoding uncharacterized protein LOC107623486 isoform X1, which yields MMKVGVFCGQLGFLAPSIPTLNSTHSYFLRIHKNHGASPLKLAAFAPNYATHHHHHHHHHHRDCTFVVASSASSSPSFGGSVNHMSSEQFLDVGVKKKKEGIAGLDQDELMDPKLLADNDSCFCQFQGVEIHHKIQDAAESQSQSAFQNHGVSHQIKKPGFPMILLHGFGASVFSWKQVMKPLAEVTGSKVLAFDRPAFGLTSRVDLSKHLSSGKGDAKPLNPYSMAFSVLVTLYFLDMLNAEKAILVGHSAGSLVAVNTYFEAPERVAALILVAPAIFAPLTKPKIVKENPSRQDNQMKEESNAVSQNPILEFYNMLFNFAKFIANAIAKMMRGMINMLNSLYRKFVSAILRSSVAIMLVRMAINKFGTSAVRNAWYDPKQVSDDVLSGYTKPLRIKYWDKALVEFTAAMLLDEESKTKPSLSQRLNDISCPVLIVTGDTDRLVPSWNAERLSRVIPGASFAIIKQCGHLPHEEKVEEFISIVENFLKRLVTDSNEQYLQTIT from the exons ATGATGAAAGTTGGAGTCTTTTGTGGGCAATTGGGGTTTCTTGCCCCTTCAATTCCTACTCTTAACTCTACACATTCATATTTTTTGCGTATACATAAAAACCATGGTGCTTCTCCTCTAAAATTGGCCGCTTTCGCTCCAAATTATgcaactcatcatcatcatcatcatcatcatcatcatcgtgaCTGTACCTTCGTTGttgcttcttctgcttcttcATCTCCTTCCTTTGGCGGTTCAG TGAATCACATGTCTTCAGAGCAGTTTTTGGATGTGGGagtgaagaagaaaaaggagggtATAGCTGGTCTAGATCAGGACGAACTAATGGACCCAAAGCTCTTAGCTGATAATGATAGTTGTTTTTGTCAGTTCCAAGGAGTTGAAATTCACCACAAGATACAGGATGCTGCTGAATCTCAATCTCAGAGTGCATTCCAGAATCATGGTGTTTCTCATCAAATCAAGAAGCCTGGTTTCCCCATGATTCTGTTGCACGGTTTCGGAGCCTCGGTTTTCTCTTGGAAACAAGTCATGAAGCCTTTGGCAGAGGTTACTGGTTCAAAAGTTCTTGCTTTTGATAGGCCAGCATTTGGATTGACATCAAGGGTGGATTTATCAAAACATCTTTCTTCAGGAAAAGGAGATGCAAAACCTCTAAATCCATACTCAATGGCATTCTCAGTGCTTGTTACGTTGTACTTTCTTGATATGTTGAACGCTGAGAAGGCAATTTTAGTAGG GCACTCTGCTGGTTCACTTGTGGCAGTTAATACATATTTTGAAGCCCCCGAACGTGTTGCTGCTCTGATCCTTGTTGCTCCGGCAATTTTTGCACCACTTACTAAGCCCAAGATTGTTAAAGAAAATCCATCAAGACAAGATAACCAAATGAAAGAAGAGAGCAATGCTGTCAGTCAAAATCCAATTCTTGAGTTTTACAACATGTTGTTCAACTTTGCCAAGTTCATTGCAAATGCAATAGCAAAGATGATGAGAGGAATGATAAATATGCTTAACTCTCTGTATAGGAAATTTGTATCAGCTATCCTGCGTTCTTCTGTAGCTATAATGCTG GTAAGAATGGCAATTAATAAGTTTGGTACTTCTGCTGTTCGAAATGCATGGTATGATCCAAAGCAGGTCTCCGATGATGTCCTTAGTGGTTATACGAAG CCATTGAGGATTAAGTATTGGGATAAGGCACTGGTTGAATTCACTGCAGCAATGCTTCTGGATGAGGAATCCAAGACAAAACCATCGCTTTCTCAAAGACTTAATGACATCTCATGTCCAG TACTGATTGTCACCGGAGATACGGACCGGCTAGTTCCTTCATGGAATGCTGAGAGACTTTCGCGCGTTATACCAGGAGCATCGTTCGCCATAATTAAGCAGTGCGGTCATTTGCCCCACGAAGAAAAGGTGGAGGAGTTTATTTCAATTGTTGAAAATTTTCTAAAGCGATTAGTGACTGATTCAAATGAGCAGTATCTACAAACTATAACTTGA
- the LOC107623486 gene encoding uncharacterized protein LOC107623486 isoform X2 has protein sequence MMKVGVFCGQLGFLAPSIPTLNSTHSYFLRIHKNHGASPLKLAAFAPNYATHHHHHHHHHHRDCTFVVASSASSSPSFGGSEQFLDVGVKKKKEGIAGLDQDELMDPKLLADNDSCFCQFQGVEIHHKIQDAAESQSQSAFQNHGVSHQIKKPGFPMILLHGFGASVFSWKQVMKPLAEVTGSKVLAFDRPAFGLTSRVDLSKHLSSGKGDAKPLNPYSMAFSVLVTLYFLDMLNAEKAILVGHSAGSLVAVNTYFEAPERVAALILVAPAIFAPLTKPKIVKENPSRQDNQMKEESNAVSQNPILEFYNMLFNFAKFIANAIAKMMRGMINMLNSLYRKFVSAILRSSVAIMLVRMAINKFGTSAVRNAWYDPKQVSDDVLSGYTKPLRIKYWDKALVEFTAAMLLDEESKTKPSLSQRLNDISCPVLIVTGDTDRLVPSWNAERLSRVIPGASFAIIKQCGHLPHEEKVEEFISIVENFLKRLVTDSNEQYLQTIT, from the exons ATGATGAAAGTTGGAGTCTTTTGTGGGCAATTGGGGTTTCTTGCCCCTTCAATTCCTACTCTTAACTCTACACATTCATATTTTTTGCGTATACATAAAAACCATGGTGCTTCTCCTCTAAAATTGGCCGCTTTCGCTCCAAATTATgcaactcatcatcatcatcatcatcatcatcatcatcgtgaCTGTACCTTCGTTGttgcttcttctgcttcttcATCTCCTTCCTTTGGCGGTTCAG AGCAGTTTTTGGATGTGGGagtgaagaagaaaaaggagggtATAGCTGGTCTAGATCAGGACGAACTAATGGACCCAAAGCTCTTAGCTGATAATGATAGTTGTTTTTGTCAGTTCCAAGGAGTTGAAATTCACCACAAGATACAGGATGCTGCTGAATCTCAATCTCAGAGTGCATTCCAGAATCATGGTGTTTCTCATCAAATCAAGAAGCCTGGTTTCCCCATGATTCTGTTGCACGGTTTCGGAGCCTCGGTTTTCTCTTGGAAACAAGTCATGAAGCCTTTGGCAGAGGTTACTGGTTCAAAAGTTCTTGCTTTTGATAGGCCAGCATTTGGATTGACATCAAGGGTGGATTTATCAAAACATCTTTCTTCAGGAAAAGGAGATGCAAAACCTCTAAATCCATACTCAATGGCATTCTCAGTGCTTGTTACGTTGTACTTTCTTGATATGTTGAACGCTGAGAAGGCAATTTTAGTAGG GCACTCTGCTGGTTCACTTGTGGCAGTTAATACATATTTTGAAGCCCCCGAACGTGTTGCTGCTCTGATCCTTGTTGCTCCGGCAATTTTTGCACCACTTACTAAGCCCAAGATTGTTAAAGAAAATCCATCAAGACAAGATAACCAAATGAAAGAAGAGAGCAATGCTGTCAGTCAAAATCCAATTCTTGAGTTTTACAACATGTTGTTCAACTTTGCCAAGTTCATTGCAAATGCAATAGCAAAGATGATGAGAGGAATGATAAATATGCTTAACTCTCTGTATAGGAAATTTGTATCAGCTATCCTGCGTTCTTCTGTAGCTATAATGCTG GTAAGAATGGCAATTAATAAGTTTGGTACTTCTGCTGTTCGAAATGCATGGTATGATCCAAAGCAGGTCTCCGATGATGTCCTTAGTGGTTATACGAAG CCATTGAGGATTAAGTATTGGGATAAGGCACTGGTTGAATTCACTGCAGCAATGCTTCTGGATGAGGAATCCAAGACAAAACCATCGCTTTCTCAAAGACTTAATGACATCTCATGTCCAG TACTGATTGTCACCGGAGATACGGACCGGCTAGTTCCTTCATGGAATGCTGAGAGACTTTCGCGCGTTATACCAGGAGCATCGTTCGCCATAATTAAGCAGTGCGGTCATTTGCCCCACGAAGAAAAGGTGGAGGAGTTTATTTCAATTGTTGAAAATTTTCTAAAGCGATTAGTGACTGATTCAAATGAGCAGTATCTACAAACTATAACTTGA
- the LOC107623486 gene encoding uncharacterized protein LOC107623486 isoform X3: MQLIIIIIIIIIIVTVPSLLLLLLLHLLPLAVQFLDVGVKKKKEGIAGLDQDELMDPKLLADNDSCFCQFQGVEIHHKIQDAAESQSQSAFQNHGVSHQIKKPGFPMILLHGFGASVFSWKQVMKPLAEVTGSKVLAFDRPAFGLTSRVDLSKHLSSGKGDAKPLNPYSMAFSVLVTLYFLDMLNAEKAILVGHSAGSLVAVNTYFEAPERVAALILVAPAIFAPLTKPKIVKENPSRQDNQMKEESNAVSQNPILEFYNMLFNFAKFIANAIAKMMRGMINMLNSLYRKFVSAILRSSVAIMLVRMAINKFGTSAVRNAWYDPKQVSDDVLSGYTKPLRIKYWDKALVEFTAAMLLDEESKTKPSLSQRLNDISCPVLIVTGDTDRLVPSWNAERLSRVIPGASFAIIKQCGHLPHEEKVEEFISIVENFLKRLVTDSNEQYLQTIT, from the exons ATgcaactcatcatcatcatcatcatcatcatcatcatcgtgaCTGTACCTTCGTTGttgcttcttctgcttcttcATCTCCTTCCTTTGGCGGTTCAG TTTTTGGATGTGGGagtgaagaagaaaaaggagggtATAGCTGGTCTAGATCAGGACGAACTAATGGACCCAAAGCTCTTAGCTGATAATGATAGTTGTTTTTGTCAGTTCCAAGGAGTTGAAATTCACCACAAGATACAGGATGCTGCTGAATCTCAATCTCAGAGTGCATTCCAGAATCATGGTGTTTCTCATCAAATCAAGAAGCCTGGTTTCCCCATGATTCTGTTGCACGGTTTCGGAGCCTCGGTTTTCTCTTGGAAACAAGTCATGAAGCCTTTGGCAGAGGTTACTGGTTCAAAAGTTCTTGCTTTTGATAGGCCAGCATTTGGATTGACATCAAGGGTGGATTTATCAAAACATCTTTCTTCAGGAAAAGGAGATGCAAAACCTCTAAATCCATACTCAATGGCATTCTCAGTGCTTGTTACGTTGTACTTTCTTGATATGTTGAACGCTGAGAAGGCAATTTTAGTAGG GCACTCTGCTGGTTCACTTGTGGCAGTTAATACATATTTTGAAGCCCCCGAACGTGTTGCTGCTCTGATCCTTGTTGCTCCGGCAATTTTTGCACCACTTACTAAGCCCAAGATTGTTAAAGAAAATCCATCAAGACAAGATAACCAAATGAAAGAAGAGAGCAATGCTGTCAGTCAAAATCCAATTCTTGAGTTTTACAACATGTTGTTCAACTTTGCCAAGTTCATTGCAAATGCAATAGCAAAGATGATGAGAGGAATGATAAATATGCTTAACTCTCTGTATAGGAAATTTGTATCAGCTATCCTGCGTTCTTCTGTAGCTATAATGCTG GTAAGAATGGCAATTAATAAGTTTGGTACTTCTGCTGTTCGAAATGCATGGTATGATCCAAAGCAGGTCTCCGATGATGTCCTTAGTGGTTATACGAAG CCATTGAGGATTAAGTATTGGGATAAGGCACTGGTTGAATTCACTGCAGCAATGCTTCTGGATGAGGAATCCAAGACAAAACCATCGCTTTCTCAAAGACTTAATGACATCTCATGTCCAG TACTGATTGTCACCGGAGATACGGACCGGCTAGTTCCTTCATGGAATGCTGAGAGACTTTCGCGCGTTATACCAGGAGCATCGTTCGCCATAATTAAGCAGTGCGGTCATTTGCCCCACGAAGAAAAGGTGGAGGAGTTTATTTCAATTGTTGAAAATTTTCTAAAGCGATTAGTGACTGATTCAAATGAGCAGTATCTACAAACTATAACTTGA
- the LOC107623486 gene encoding uncharacterized protein LOC107623486 isoform X4: MQLIIIIIIIIIIVTVPSLLLLLLLHLLPLAVQFQGVEIHHKIQDAAESQSQSAFQNHGVSHQIKKPGFPMILLHGFGASVFSWKQVMKPLAEVTGSKVLAFDRPAFGLTSRVDLSKHLSSGKGDAKPLNPYSMAFSVLVTLYFLDMLNAEKAILVGHSAGSLVAVNTYFEAPERVAALILVAPAIFAPLTKPKIVKENPSRQDNQMKEESNAVSQNPILEFYNMLFNFAKFIANAIAKMMRGMINMLNSLYRKFVSAILRSSVAIMLVRMAINKFGTSAVRNAWYDPKQVSDDVLSGYTKPLRIKYWDKALVEFTAAMLLDEESKTKPSLSQRLNDISCPVLIVTGDTDRLVPSWNAERLSRVIPGASFAIIKQCGHLPHEEKVEEFISIVENFLKRLVTDSNEQYLQTIT; the protein is encoded by the exons ATgcaactcatcatcatcatcatcatcatcatcatcatcgtgaCTGTACCTTCGTTGttgcttcttctgcttcttcATCTCCTTCCTTTGGCGGTTCAG TTCCAAGGAGTTGAAATTCACCACAAGATACAGGATGCTGCTGAATCTCAATCTCAGAGTGCATTCCAGAATCATGGTGTTTCTCATCAAATCAAGAAGCCTGGTTTCCCCATGATTCTGTTGCACGGTTTCGGAGCCTCGGTTTTCTCTTGGAAACAAGTCATGAAGCCTTTGGCAGAGGTTACTGGTTCAAAAGTTCTTGCTTTTGATAGGCCAGCATTTGGATTGACATCAAGGGTGGATTTATCAAAACATCTTTCTTCAGGAAAAGGAGATGCAAAACCTCTAAATCCATACTCAATGGCATTCTCAGTGCTTGTTACGTTGTACTTTCTTGATATGTTGAACGCTGAGAAGGCAATTTTAGTAGG GCACTCTGCTGGTTCACTTGTGGCAGTTAATACATATTTTGAAGCCCCCGAACGTGTTGCTGCTCTGATCCTTGTTGCTCCGGCAATTTTTGCACCACTTACTAAGCCCAAGATTGTTAAAGAAAATCCATCAAGACAAGATAACCAAATGAAAGAAGAGAGCAATGCTGTCAGTCAAAATCCAATTCTTGAGTTTTACAACATGTTGTTCAACTTTGCCAAGTTCATTGCAAATGCAATAGCAAAGATGATGAGAGGAATGATAAATATGCTTAACTCTCTGTATAGGAAATTTGTATCAGCTATCCTGCGTTCTTCTGTAGCTATAATGCTG GTAAGAATGGCAATTAATAAGTTTGGTACTTCTGCTGTTCGAAATGCATGGTATGATCCAAAGCAGGTCTCCGATGATGTCCTTAGTGGTTATACGAAG CCATTGAGGATTAAGTATTGGGATAAGGCACTGGTTGAATTCACTGCAGCAATGCTTCTGGATGAGGAATCCAAGACAAAACCATCGCTTTCTCAAAGACTTAATGACATCTCATGTCCAG TACTGATTGTCACCGGAGATACGGACCGGCTAGTTCCTTCATGGAATGCTGAGAGACTTTCGCGCGTTATACCAGGAGCATCGTTCGCCATAATTAAGCAGTGCGGTCATTTGCCCCACGAAGAAAAGGTGGAGGAGTTTATTTCAATTGTTGAAAATTTTCTAAAGCGATTAGTGACTGATTCAAATGAGCAGTATCTACAAACTATAACTTGA